One genomic window of Medicago truncatula cultivar Jemalong A17 chromosome 1, MtrunA17r5.0-ANR, whole genome shotgun sequence includes the following:
- the LOC11433327 gene encoding BURP domain protein RD22: MEFRHLSIFIVLNLALVATHAALPPEVYWKSKLPTTQMPKAITDLLHLDWTEEKSTSVAVGKGGVNVDSGKTKPGGTSVNVGKGGVHVDAGKTKPGGTAVNVGKGGVHVNAGKGKPGGGTRVNVGKGGVNVHAGKGRGKPVHVSVGNKSPFLYNYAASETQLHDKPNVALFFLEKDLHQGTKLNLQFTKTNSNDDAKFLPKEVANSIPFSSSKVENILNLFSIKEGTEESEIVKNTISECEENGIKGEEKLCVTSLESMVDFTTSKLGNNVEAVSTEVKKESSDLQEYVMAKGVKKLGEKNKAVVCHKESYPYAVFYCHKTDSTKVYSVPLEGVDGSRVKAVAVCHTDTSQWNPKHLAFQVLNVQPGTVPVCHFLPQDHVVWVSK; encoded by the exons ATGGAATTTCGTCATTTATCCATCTTTATCGTACTCAAT CTTGCACTTGTAGCAACCCATGCTGCCTTACCCCCTGAAGTGTACTGGAAGTCCAAACTTCCCACAACTCAAATGCCAAAAGCCATCACAGATCTCCTTCATCTTG ATTGGACCGAAGAGAAAAGCACATCAGTAGCTGTAGGAAAAGGAGGTGTGAATGTTGATTCAGGAAAAACAAAACCAGGAGGAACCTCAGTAAATGTTGGAAAAGGTGGAGTCCATGTTGATGCAGGAAAAACAAAGCCAGGTGGAACAGCAGTCAATGTTGGCAAAGGTGGAGTTCATGTAAATGCAGGTAAAGGAAAACCAGGTGGTGGAACAAGAGTTAATGTTGGCAAAGGTGGTGTAAATGTTCATGCAGGAAAAGGAAGAGGAAAACCAGTACATGTTTCAGTTGGAAACAAATCTCCATTTTTGTACAATTATGCTGCAAGTGAAACACAGTTACATGATAAACCAAATGTAGCACTTTTCTTCTTAGAAAAGGATTTGCATCAAGGAACAAAGTTGAACTTGCAATTCACAAAAACCAATTCAAATGATGATGCAAAATTCTTGCCTAAAGAAGTTGCTAATTCAATACCTTTTTCTTCAAGCAAAGTTGAAAACATCCTTAACTTGTTCTCCATCAAGGAAGGAACAGAAGAATCTGAAATTGTGAAGAACACAATAAGTGAGTGTGAAGAAAATGGCATCAAAGGAGAGGAAAAGCTTTGTGTAACATCATTGGAATCTATGGTTGATTTCACTACTTCGAAACTTGGAAACAATGTCGAAGCTGTTTCAACAGAAGTGAAAAAAGAAAGCAGTGACTTGCAAGAATATGTAATGGCAAAAGGTGTGAAGAAATTGGGAGAAAAGAATAAAGCTGTAGTGTGTCACAAAGAGAGTTACCCTTATGCAGTTTTTTACTGTCATAAAACTGATTCAACTAAAGTTTACTCTGTGCCTTTGGAAGGTGTTGATGGAAGTAGAGTTAAAGCTGTTGCTGTGTGTCACACTGATACTTCACAATGGAATCCTAAACATTTGGCTTTTCAAGTGCTCAATGTTCAACCTGGAACTGTTCCAGTTTGTCACTTCCTTCCTCAGGATCATgttgtttgggtttccaagtaa
- the LOC11433326 gene encoding BURP domain-containing protein 3 produces the protein MEFPYLSIFISLNLALVATHAALPPELYWKSKLPTTQIPKAITDILHPRKGGTWVDVGNAGRVQQLLFIYWPYDASDTQLHDYRNLALFFFEKDLHNGTKLNMQFTKTSDYGATFLPREVANSIPFSSNKVENILNYFSIKQGSAEYEIVKNTIGSCEMPAIEGEEKSCVTSLESMVDFTTSKLGNNVEAVSTEVNKESDIQQYIIAKGVKKLGENKIVVCHPMDYPYTVFYCHKLRATKVYYLPMEGVDGTKVKAVAICHSDTSQWSPKHLAFQVLKIQPGTVPVCHFLPQGHVVWFSK, from the exons ATGGAGTTTCCTTACCTATCCATCTTTATCTCTCTCAAT CTTGCACTTGTGGCAACTCATGCTGCCTTACCACCTGAATTGTATTGGAAGTCCAAACTTCCCACAACTCAAATTCCAAAAGCCATCACAGATATCCTTCACCCAA GAAAGGGTGGAACATGGGTGGATGTTGGAAATGCCGGCAGGGTGCAACAGCTGCTTTTTATATATTGGCCATATGATGCAAGTGATACACAATTACATGATTATCGAAATCTGGCTTTGTTCTTCTTTGAAAAGGACTTGCATAATGGTACAAAATTGAACATGCAATTCACAAAGACCTCAGATTATGGAGCAACATTCTTGCCTCGTGAAGTTGCTAATTCcataccattttcatcaaacaaaGTGGAAAACATCCTTAACTACTTCTCCATCAAGCAAGGATCGGCGGAATATGAAATTGTGAAAAACACCATTGGTAGTTGTGAAATGCCTGCTATCGAAGGAGAGGAAAAGAGTTGTGTAACATCATTAGAGTCAATGGTTGATTTCACTACTTCTAAGCTTGGAAACAATGTTGAAGCTGTTTCAACAGAAGTGAACAAAGAAAGTGATATACAACAATATATAATAGCAAAAGGAGTTAAGAAGTTGGGTGAGAACAAAATTGTTGTGTGCCATCCAATGGATTATCCATATACAGTGTTTTATTGTCACAAACTACGTGCAACTAAAGTTTACTATTTGCCTATGGAAGGTGTTGATGGAACCAAAGTTAAAGCTGTTGCTATTTGCCACTCTGATACTTCACAATGGAGTCCTAAACATTTGGCTTTTCAAGTACTCAAAATTCAACCTGGAACTGTTCCAGTTTGCCACTTCTTACCACAGGGTCATGTTGTTtggttttcaaaataa
- the LOC11429798 gene encoding BURP domain-containing protein 3: MEFPYLSIFISLNLALVATHAALPPELYWKSKLPTTQIPKAITDILHPRKGGTSMDVGKARRMQPLLFIYWPYDASVTQLHDYQNLDLFFFEKDLHNGTKLNMQFTKTGATFLPREVANSIPFSSNKVENILNYFSIKQGSAESENLKQAIGYCETPTIEGEEKSCVTSLESMVDFTTSKLGNNVEAVSTEANKESDKQQYIIAKGVKKLSENKIVVCHLLSYPYAVFYCHKLRATKVYYLPMEGIDGTKVKTAAICHNDTSQWSPKHLAFHVLKVQPGTVPVCHFLQHGHVIWFSK; the protein is encoded by the exons ATGGAGTTTCCTTACCTATCCATCTTTATCTCTCTCAAT CTTGCACTGGTGGCAACCCATGCTGCCTTACCACCTGAATTGTATTGGAAGTCCAAACTTCCCACAACTCAAATTCCAAAAGCCATCACAGATATCCTTCACCCAA GAAAGGGTGGAACATCGATGGATGTTGGAAAAGCCAGAAGGATGCAACCGCTGCTTTTTATATATTGGCCATATGATGCAAGTGTTACACAATTACATGATTATCAAAATCTGGACTTGTTCTTCTTTGAAAAGGACTTGCACAATGGTACAAAATTGAACATGCAATTCACAAAGACCGGAGCAACATTCTTGCCTCGTGAAGTCGCTAATTCcataccattttcatcaaacaaaGTGGAAAACATCCTTAATTACTTCTCCATCAAGCAAGGATCAGCGGAATCTGAAAATTTGAAACAAGCCATTGGTTATTGTGAAACGCCTACTATCGAAGGAGAGGAAAAGAGTTGTGTAACATCATTAGAATCAATGGTTGATTTCACTACTTCTAAGCTTGGAAACAATGTTGAAGCTGTTTCAACAGAAGCGAACAAAGAAAGTGATAAACAACAATATATAATAGCAAAAGGAGTTAAGAAGTTGAGTGAGAACAAAATTGTTGTGTGCCATCTACTGAGTTATCCATATGCAGTGTTTTATTGTCACAAATTACGGGCAACTAAAGTTTACTATTTGCCTATGGAAGGTATTGATGGTACCAAAGTTAAAACTGCTGCTATTTGCCACAATGATACTTCACAATGGAGTCCCAAGCATTTGGCTTTTCATGTACTCAAGGTTCAACCTGGAACTGTTCCAGTTTGCCACTTCCTACAACATGGTCATGTTATTtggttttcaaaataa
- the LOC11421380 gene encoding BURP domain protein RD22 has product MKFAYISIFISLSLALVATHATLPPELYWKSKLPTTQIPKAITDILHPRKGVTSVDDGKISVDGKISVNGKTRIVYDAAPIYFYENDANEAELHDNRNLAMFLLEKDLHHGTKFNIQFTKTSDHGPTFLPGDVANSIPFSSNKLENILNYFSIKQGSTESEIVKNTISECEAYGIKGEEKLCVTSLESMIDFTTLKLGNNVDTVSTEVNGESGLQQYVIANGVKKMGENNLVVCHKRNYPYAVFYCHKTDATKVYSVPLEGADGSRVKAVAICHSDTSQWSLKHLAFQVLKVQQGTFPVCHILQQGQVVWFSK; this is encoded by the exons ATGAAGTTTGCTTACATATCCATCTTTATATCTCTCAGT CTTGCACTGGTGGCAACCCATGCTACCTTACCACCTGAATTGTATTGGAAGTCCAAACTTCCCACAACTCAAATTCCAAAAGCCATCACAGATATCCTTCACCCAA GAAAGGGTGTAACATCAGTGGATGATGGAAAAATCAGTGTTGATGGAAAAATCAGTGTTAATGGAAAAACAAGGATAGTATATGATGCAGCTCCAATTTATTTCTATGAAAATGATGCAAATGAAGCAGAATTACATGATAATCGAAATTTGGCTATGTTCTTATTGGAAAAGGACTTGCATCATGGTACAAAATTCAACATACAATTCACAAAGACCTCAGACCATGGACCGACATTCTTGCCTGGTGACGTTGCGAATTCCATTCCCTTTTCATCAAACAAATTGGAAAACATCCTTAACTACTTCTCCATCAAGCAAGGATCGACGGAATCTGAAATTGTGAAGAACACAATAAGTGAATGTGAAGCATATGGTATCAAAGGAGAGGAAAAGCTTTGTGTGACATCATTGGAATCTATGATTGATTTCACTACTTTGAAGCTTGGAAACAATGTTGACACTGTTTCAACAGAAGTAAATGGAGAAAGTGGTTTACAACAATATGTAATAGCAAACGGAGTGAAGAAAATGGGAGAGAACAATTTGGTTGTGTGCCACAAACGGAATTACCCTTATGCAGTTTTTTACTGTCACAAAACAGATGCAACTAAAGTTTACTCTGTGCCTTTGGAAGGTGCTGATGGAAGTAGAGTTAAAGCTGTTGCTATTTGCCACTCTGATACTTCACAATGGAGCCTTAAACATTTGGCTTTTCAAGTGCTCAAAGTTCAACAAGGAACTTTTCCAGTTTGCCACATCCTACAACAGGGTCAAGTTGTTTGGTTTTCCAAGTAA